Proteins from a genomic interval of [Chlorobium] sp. 445:
- the prmC gene encoding protein-(glutamine-N5) methyltransferase, release factor-specific encodes MSSVSSSEKEWTVISLLKTSADFLKQKGFSDARLTAELLLAAVLGLQRVELYMNFEQPLSQKELEQFRTLFRRRLSGEPVQYILGQEEFFGLKFEVNPSVLIPRPETELLVEQVIDDFAANAPSILDIGTGSGAIAVALAKSLPQATLTAIDISNDALQVAQRNAARHDVQARIEFLCLDALSPNFVSYFSKSFDVIVSNPPYIPLSEKESLQREVRDFEPYLALFTNSGFEFYEKITSDARSLLRAGGKLYFELHADGKEKVGAILEQGGFQNISFKNDYQGITRIAIAEQVASN; translated from the coding sequence ATGAGCTCAGTAAGTTCTTCAGAAAAAGAATGGACGGTGATCTCACTGTTAAAAACGAGTGCAGATTTTCTCAAACAAAAAGGATTCAGCGATGCGCGCCTAACCGCAGAGTTGCTGCTTGCCGCTGTGCTTGGATTGCAACGCGTCGAACTGTACATGAACTTTGAGCAACCCCTCTCTCAAAAAGAGTTAGAGCAGTTTCGCACACTTTTTCGCCGCCGGCTATCGGGCGAACCAGTGCAATACATTCTCGGTCAAGAAGAATTTTTTGGCTTAAAGTTCGAAGTCAATCCTTCAGTGTTAATTCCGCGCCCAGAAACAGAGCTGTTGGTGGAGCAAGTAATTGATGATTTTGCAGCGAATGCACCATCGATTTTGGACATTGGCACAGGCAGCGGTGCAATTGCCGTTGCACTTGCTAAATCTCTACCGCAGGCAACACTCACGGCGATTGATATCAGTAACGATGCGCTGCAAGTGGCTCAACGCAATGCGGCACGCCATGATGTGCAAGCGCGCATTGAATTTCTATGCCTGGATGCACTGAGCCCTAATTTTGTGTCTTACTTTTCAAAGTCCTTTGATGTTATTGTCTCCAATCCGCCCTACATTCCACTTTCAGAGAAAGAAAGTCTTCAAAGAGAAGTGCGCGATTTCGAACCCTATCTTGCGCTTTTTACCAATTCAGGATTTGAGTTTTATGAAAAAATCACAAGCGATGCACGCTCACTTTTGCGTGCAGGCGGCAAACTTTACTTTGAACTGCACGCTGACGGCAAAGAAAAAGTCGGTGCGATCTTAGAGCAGGGCGGCTTTCAAAACATTAGCTTCAAGAATGATTATCAAGGCATCACACGCATTGCTATTGCTGAGCAGGTAGCATCAAACTAA
- a CDS encoding NUDIX hydrolase, with the protein MPRIYPNDPKAWKTLESRYIFQKSPWLMLRQDKVELPSGAVIEEFYVSEYPTWVNVIGVTKEGNLVLIRQFRYAIGKVYFEIPAGVVDEGESPLEAAQRELLEETGYGGGKWQPWMQLCANPSIQTNTTHTFLALGVEPLQAQNLEHTEEIVVHLLSPSEVEAALKDGDVIQALHAAPLWKYLFWLRTSDRDSFQSR; encoded by the coding sequence ATGCCGCGCATCTATCCCAACGATCCAAAAGCATGGAAGACTCTTGAGTCCAGGTACATTTTTCAGAAATCACCGTGGCTGATGCTGCGTCAAGATAAAGTTGAGCTGCCCAGTGGCGCTGTGATTGAAGAGTTTTATGTCTCGGAGTATCCCACTTGGGTTAATGTGATTGGGGTTACGAAGGAAGGTAACCTTGTGCTAATCCGTCAGTTTCGGTATGCCATTGGCAAAGTGTATTTCGAGATTCCTGCTGGCGTTGTCGATGAAGGTGAATCACCACTTGAGGCTGCTCAGCGTGAACTTTTGGAAGAGACCGGCTACGGTGGTGGCAAGTGGCAGCCTTGGATGCAGCTTTGTGCAAACCCGTCGATTCAGACCAACACAACGCATACATTTCTTGCGCTCGGGGTCGAGCCATTGCAAGCTCAAAACTTAGAGCATACCGAAGAGATTGTTGTGCATTTGCTCTCTCCTAGCGAAGTTGAAGCTGCGCTCAAAGATGGCGATGTCATTCAAGCTCTACATGCTGCGCCGCTCTGGAAATATCTATTTTGGCTACGCACATCTGATAGAGATAGCTTTCAGAGCCGTTAG
- a CDS encoding universal stress protein UspA, with translation MSCISLTLRRAVMKTILVPTDFSKHSDWASRAALSLAKKTGATVHLLYVVDVPQYAFSAAHEMWNMEERQRLAGEAYQKLKSMVSEPPFSGFSVQFAVEQGTPYEMICDYATQKSIDLIVMGSHGVTGLRKIFIGSTTEKVIHQAPCPVLSIKNEHFPAELRNIVFASNFYGEVYDAFANAQRFAERFGAKLHLVRINTQARFETTRYTNKVFQDFLEQAKPKNYTLNIYNDESEETGVLNFAEDIGADLIIMTTHERTRLSELINPSIAENVAERSPVPIMTIKLPAPAFRYELSRADRTYLM, from the coding sequence ATGTCATGCATTTCTTTAACTCTTCGGAGAGCAGTTATGAAAACCATTCTTGTTCCTACCGATTTTTCAAAGCACTCTGACTGGGCAAGTCGTGCAGCACTTTCACTGGCTAAAAAAACTGGTGCAACAGTGCATCTTTTGTATGTTGTAGATGTGCCGCAGTATGCGTTTAGTGCTGCGCACGAAATGTGGAATATGGAAGAGCGGCAACGTTTGGCAGGTGAAGCCTACCAAAAACTTAAATCCATGGTGTCAGAACCGCCGTTTTCAGGCTTTTCAGTGCAGTTTGCTGTCGAGCAAGGTACACCATACGAAATGATTTGTGATTACGCAACTCAAAAATCTATTGATTTAATTGTGATGGGCTCGCATGGTGTTACAGGTCTTCGGAAAATTTTTATTGGCTCTACGACCGAAAAAGTGATTCATCAGGCGCCATGTCCTGTGCTAAGCATCAAGAACGAACATTTTCCAGCGGAACTGCGCAACATTGTTTTTGCCTCAAATTTTTATGGGGAAGTGTATGACGCCTTTGCTAATGCGCAGCGATTTGCGGAACGCTTTGGTGCGAAATTGCATCTTGTGCGTATCAATACGCAAGCGCGTTTTGAGACTACACGCTACACAAATAAAGTGTTCCAAGACTTTCTCGAGCAAGCAAAACCCAAAAATTACACGCTAAACATCTACAACGATGAAAGCGAAGAGACAGGCGTGCTAAATTTTGCCGAAGACATTGGAGCAGACTTAATCATCATGACAACGCACGAGCGTACGCGGCTAAGTGAGCTAATCAACCCCAGCATTGCAGAGAATGTGGCAGAGCGCAGTCCAGTACCAATCATGACAATTAAACTGCCTGCGCCTGCATTTAGATATGAGCTCAGTCGTGCCGATAGAACGTATTTGATGTGA
- a CDS encoding alkyl hydroperoxide reductase: MLTIGDKFPAFELDAVVSLEKGKEFAKISSNDHRKQGKWMVMFFWPKDFTFVCPTEIKGFNDRYSDFRDNDAVLYGASTDTAFVHLAWRKSHEDLRDLKFPMISDHGKHLSRALGILYGPEEVCLRATFIVDPEGTIQWVSVNNLDVGRNIDETLRVLEALQTGELCPCNWKEGEKTLKVEGGSLVEA; the protein is encoded by the coding sequence ATGCTCACTATCGGAGACAAGTTCCCCGCATTTGAACTCGATGCCGTCGTTTCACTTGAAAAAGGCAAAGAGTTCGCCAAAATTTCCTCAAACGATCACCGCAAGCAAGGCAAGTGGATGGTGATGTTCTTCTGGCCGAAGGACTTCACGTTTGTTTGCCCGACGGAAATTAAAGGGTTCAATGACCGCTACAGCGATTTCCGTGACAACGATGCGGTGCTCTATGGCGCAAGCACGGACACGGCGTTTGTGCATCTAGCGTGGCGCAAGAGTCACGAGGATTTGCGGGACTTGAAATTCCCAATGATTTCTGACCATGGCAAGCATCTTTCGCGGGCACTGGGTATTCTGTATGGTCCAGAAGAAGTCTGCTTGCGCGCAACATTCATCGTTGACCCTGAAGGCACAATTCAGTGGGTGAGTGTTAATAATCTCGATGTTGGACGCAATATCGACGAGACACTGCGTGTGCTTGAAGCTTTGCAGACAGGCGAACTTTGCCCTTGCAACTGGAAAGAGGGTGAAAAGACGCTCAAAGTTGAAGGTGGTTCGCTGGTCGAAGCTTAA
- a CDS encoding tetracycline resistance MFS efflux pump, producing MKPSPFVILFFTVFLDLIGFGIVLPLLPNYARELGASPLLIGIVAGSYSLMQFFSAPIWGSISDKIGRRPVILISVLTSVVSYLIFSQSHSILLLLLSRILAGIGSANVGVTQAYITDITTREERSKALGILGAAFGLGFVLGPPIGGTIKSAYGIEQVGYLAAALTLLDFVLAYFLLPESLKEKKAGSITFAGLQVGTFIKAFQQPAISRLLIIGFCFVFAFVNMQISVPLLWKEHYNQTDRAIGYLFAFVGIVSVVVQGSLIGKVSRKFGERKALVAGLATMCAGITLIPFVPEGMLFSFGLITLALLAIGNGLVTPLNTSLISLYTKSEAQGEILGVAQSIGALGRIMGPLSGSLLYGLDSHAPYLVGGICLLISVALALSLFTFEVSEHVSATPDTQIQ from the coding sequence ATGAAACCATCTCCATTTGTCATTCTCTTCTTCACGGTTTTCCTTGACCTTATCGGCTTTGGAATTGTCTTGCCGCTCTTGCCAAACTATGCGCGTGAACTCGGCGCGTCTCCGCTCCTCATTGGTATCGTAGCGGGCAGTTACTCTTTAATGCAGTTTTTTTCCGCACCAATTTGGGGCAGCATTAGCGATAAAATCGGACGACGCCCTGTTATCCTCATCAGCGTGCTGACTTCAGTTGTCTCATACCTTATCTTCTCACAGTCGCATTCAATTCTGCTGCTATTGCTCTCGAGAATCTTAGCAGGTATTGGCTCGGCAAATGTTGGGGTTACACAAGCCTACATTACTGACATCACCACGCGTGAAGAGCGCTCCAAAGCCCTCGGTATTCTCGGTGCCGCATTTGGCTTAGGCTTTGTATTAGGACCGCCAATCGGCGGCACAATTAAGTCCGCTTATGGCATTGAACAGGTTGGCTATCTGGCAGCCGCACTCACTTTGCTCGACTTTGTACTGGCATATTTTCTGCTGCCTGAATCGCTCAAAGAAAAAAAGGCAGGCAGTATTACTTTTGCGGGCTTGCAAGTAGGAACCTTTATCAAGGCATTTCAGCAACCCGCTATTAGCCGATTGCTGATCATTGGCTTTTGCTTTGTCTTTGCATTCGTCAATATGCAAATCTCTGTGCCCCTGCTGTGGAAAGAGCATTACAATCAAACTGACCGCGCCATTGGCTATCTCTTTGCATTTGTGGGTATTGTCTCCGTTGTAGTCCAAGGCAGCTTAATTGGCAAAGTCTCACGCAAGTTTGGAGAGCGTAAAGCATTGGTTGCAGGGTTAGCCACCATGTGCGCAGGCATTACACTCATTCCTTTCGTGCCAGAAGGCATGTTGTTCTCATTTGGCTTAATCACCTTAGCCTTGCTTGCTATTGGAAATGGATTAGTTACCCCTCTAAATACTTCTTTGATTTCACTTTATACGAAGTCAGAAGCGCAAGGCGAAATTTTAGGCGTCGCACAGTCTATTGGTGCACTTGGCAGAATTATGGGACCACTTTCAGGCAGTCTGTTGTACGGGCTCGATAGCCATGCGCCGTATTTGGTTGGTGGCATTTGCTTGCTTATTAGCGTTGCACTTGCGCTCTCGCTCTTTACTTTTGAGGTGAGTGAGCATGTGAGCGCTACACCTGATACACAAATACAGTAA
- a CDS encoding DUF4440 domain-containing protein encodes MQSLADELLLANERFYDAFSSLSLEKMRKIWHPTQYVKCLHPGWHILSGIDDVMESWRMIFRSTTALQFELEGVEAVVLGRVGIVTLREHLLATNYTSETPARAVLAATNVFEFSDDGWKMILHQAGPTDSTHNPDEEHEDDSPI; translated from the coding sequence ATGCAATCCTTAGCCGATGAATTGTTGCTTGCCAACGAGCGCTTCTATGATGCATTTAGCTCACTAAGCCTCGAGAAAATGCGCAAAATCTGGCATCCGACGCAATATGTCAAATGCTTGCATCCGGGCTGGCATATCCTTTCAGGCATTGACGATGTGATGGAAAGCTGGCGAATGATTTTTCGAAGCACAACTGCACTGCAATTTGAACTGGAAGGTGTCGAAGCTGTGGTGTTAGGGCGTGTTGGCATCGTTACGCTGCGCGAGCATCTGCTTGCAACAAACTATACCTCTGAGACGCCTGCACGCGCTGTCTTAGCGGCAACCAATGTCTTTGAATTCAGCGATGATGGATGGAAAATGATTCTGCATCAAGCAGGACCGACCGATAGCACACATAACCCCGATGAAGAACACGAAGATGATAGCCCCATATAA
- the rfaE1 gene encoding D-glycero-beta-D-manno-heptose-7-phosphate kinase has protein sequence MHAKKLQEIFRSFERQRIAVIGDVMLDRYIFGSVSRISPEAPVPVVDVSSISYRLGGAANVAMNIHALGAQALLFGVIGRDDDGSMLISEMNAEDFSPEFLIVDSTRPTTCKTRVIAQNHHIVRIDSELRKPISDEIEQSLFNSLAAHIEEIDAIIFEDYNKGVLTPSLISRVTTLARKHHIPIAVDPKRDNFFAYQRCTLFKPNLKETSDALGEKFSNTDEDTSRACALLRQRLKSDYVLLTRSEKGATVYNGEAVHIPSVALEVADVSGAGDTVIAVATMGLAAGLDIFLAARIANFAAGIVCTEVGAVAVDKQKLFAFCKKYLTSN, from the coding sequence ATGCATGCAAAAAAACTTCAAGAGATTTTTCGTTCTTTTGAACGCCAGCGCATCGCGGTGATTGGCGATGTGATGCTTGACCGATATATTTTTGGCTCCGTTTCACGCATTTCGCCAGAAGCTCCAGTACCTGTGGTTGATGTGAGCAGTATTTCGTATCGGCTTGGCGGTGCAGCAAATGTAGCAATGAATATCCATGCGCTTGGCGCACAAGCCTTGCTCTTTGGCGTGATTGGACGCGATGACGATGGCTCGATGCTCATCTCGGAGATGAATGCAGAAGATTTCTCCCCTGAGTTTTTAATTGTCGACAGCACTCGTCCCACGACCTGTAAAACGCGTGTCATTGCACAAAATCATCATATCGTGCGTATTGATTCCGAACTGCGCAAGCCTATTTCTGACGAGATAGAACAGAGCCTCTTTAATAGTCTTGCAGCTCACATTGAGGAGATTGATGCAATCATCTTTGAAGATTACAACAAAGGGGTGCTCACGCCCTCACTCATTAGCCGTGTTACGACGCTAGCACGAAAGCATCACATCCCAATTGCTGTTGATCCCAAACGCGATAACTTTTTTGCTTATCAACGCTGTACGCTCTTCAAGCCCAACCTAAAAGAGACTTCGGACGCACTTGGCGAAAAGTTCTCTAATACAGATGAAGATACATCTCGCGCCTGTGCCCTGCTACGTCAGCGTTTGAAATCTGACTATGTCTTACTCACGCGCAGTGAAAAAGGGGCAACGGTCTACAATGGTGAAGCGGTGCATATTCCTTCAGTTGCCTTAGAAGTTGCTGATGTCTCTGGCGCTGGGGATACGGTTATTGCGGTTGCCACCATGGGACTTGCTGCAGGGCTTGATATCTTCTTGGCTGCACGCATTGCAAACTTTGCAGCGGGCATCGTCTGCACGGAAGTCGGAGCTGTTGCTGTCGATAAGCAGAAGCTCTTTGCCTTTTGCAAAAAGTATCTCACTTCAAACTAA
- the fsa gene encoding fructose-6-phosphate aldolase, with amino-acid sequence MKFFIDTANLDEIRQAQSLGILDGVTTNPTLIAKEVKPLTYEAFMNHIKAICEIVDGPVSAEVTTLKADEMIAEGEGLAAIHDNVVIKCPLTLEGIKAIKHFSTVGIKTNATLVFSPNQALLAAKAGATFVSPFIGRLDDVSTDGIALIEQIVTIFRNYEIPTMVLAASIRHPVHVINCALLGADVATIPFKVIEQLVKHPLTDSGLQKFMDDAKALREKVVI; translated from the coding sequence ATGAAATTCTTCATTGACACGGCAAATTTGGACGAGATACGCCAAGCACAAAGTCTTGGCATTTTGGATGGGGTAACAACCAACCCAACGCTGATTGCAAAGGAAGTGAAACCGCTCACCTACGAGGCGTTTATGAACCATATCAAAGCCATCTGTGAGATTGTTGATGGACCCGTCAGCGCAGAAGTTACAACACTCAAAGCCGATGAGATGATTGCTGAAGGTGAAGGACTTGCTGCCATTCACGACAATGTGGTGATTAAGTGTCCACTCACGCTCGAGGGCATCAAAGCTATCAAGCATTTTTCTACGGTCGGTATCAAAACAAATGCGACACTGGTGTTTTCACCGAATCAAGCCCTGCTAGCCGCCAAAGCAGGTGCAACCTTCGTCAGCCCGTTTATCGGTCGCCTCGATGATGTCAGCACCGATGGCATCGCCTTGATTGAACAAATTGTGACGATCTTCCGCAATTACGAAATTCCGACCATGGTGCTTGCTGCCAGCATTCGCCACCCTGTGCATGTGATCAACTGCGCGTTATTAGGTGCAGATGTAGCCACAATCCCGTTCAAGGTGATTGAGCAACTAGTCAAGCATCCGCTCACCGATAGTGGCTTGCAAAAGTTTATGGATGATGCGAAAGCCCTGCGTGAGAAAGTCGTGATCTAA
- the hisN gene encoding histidinol-phosphatase has product MTTDLELALEAATAAGKLTLHYFRNRTLKVFTKRDLSPVTEADRNAEKKIISIIRSKFPKDGFLGEEFGEKPSKNARRWIIDPIDGTKSFIHGVPLYGVMLGLEVDGEMQLGVIDLPALSETVYAERGYGAYRNVHRLSVSEVDSLSEATLLTSSESYLIESRSKHVLDTLKRNVKLVRMWGDCWGHTLVAAGQADIMVEPKMSPWDAAALMPIIEEAGGKCFDYSGSRTIYGKGFITANARLGEMLLQRLQRSQK; this is encoded by the coding sequence ATGACCACCGATTTAGAACTTGCGCTTGAGGCGGCAACTGCTGCAGGCAAACTTACACTTCATTACTTTCGCAATCGTACGCTGAAAGTCTTCACCAAGCGTGATCTTTCCCCTGTTACAGAAGCCGACCGTAATGCTGAAAAGAAAATCATCTCGATTATTCGTTCTAAGTTTCCCAAAGATGGATTTTTAGGCGAAGAGTTTGGTGAAAAGCCAAGCAAAAATGCACGCCGCTGGATTATTGACCCGATTGATGGCACAAAGTCATTTATTCATGGCGTGCCGCTCTATGGCGTGATGCTGGGTCTTGAAGTCGATGGAGAGATGCAACTTGGCGTCATTGATTTGCCTGCTCTTTCAGAGACAGTTTATGCTGAGCGTGGCTACGGTGCCTATCGCAATGTTCATCGCTTGTCTGTCTCCGAAGTTGATTCGCTCTCTGAAGCGACACTGCTCACGTCCAGTGAATCGTATCTGATTGAGTCTCGTAGCAAACACGTTTTGGATACGCTCAAGCGTAATGTCAAACTCGTGCGCATGTGGGGCGATTGCTGGGGGCATACACTTGTTGCTGCCGGTCAAGCCGATATTATGGTCGAACCAAAGATGAGCCCTTGGGACGCTGCGGCACTCATGCCCATCATTGAGGAAGCAGGCGGTAAATGTTTTGACTACTCTGGGTCGCGCACCATATATGGCAAAGGATTTATCACTGCAAATGCACGACTTGGCGAAATGCTCTTGCAGCGCTTGCAACGCTCGCAGAAGTAG
- a CDS encoding histone H1 translates to MSALKSYEELKKMVEDMEEDFRKFYEKGVKAAGTRVRKHMSELKRKAQEIRNEVQAMKQSESSESPSE, encoded by the coding sequence ATGAGCGCGCTCAAGTCATATGAAGAACTCAAAAAAATGGTGGAAGATATGGAAGAGGACTTCCGCAAATTTTATGAGAAAGGTGTGAAAGCGGCAGGCACACGCGTACGCAAGCACATGTCCGAGCTCAAACGAAAAGCTCAGGAAATTCGCAACGAAGTGCAAGCGATGAAACAAAGTGAAAGTTCAGAGAGCCCATCTGAATAA
- a CDS encoding potassium/proton antiporter codes for MTLTIENIILIGSILLFISVIIGKTSYKFGVPTLVLFLAIGMLAGSDGVIGIHFDDPKIAQFIGIFSLNFILFSGGLDTNWSFVKPVLKEGILLSTLGVLLTAIVLGIFVWLVTDLTIYESMLLGSIVSSTDTAAVFSILRSKNLCLKGNLRATLELESGSNDPMAYVLTITFLSLVTTEAQDAISVAKLFFQQIILGGLAGFAFAKLSKFSINEIKLDYEGLYSVLVIALMFITFSVTDFLNGNGFLAIYICAIYLGNQNLIHKNTILKMYDGLAWLMQIILFLTLGLLVSPKNIVPHIGLGLLISLFLIIVARPVSVFLTLIFTKLDFQSKLYISWVGLRGAVPIVFATYPLIEGAEQAEIIFNIVFFISLTSVLIQGTTLPVVAKWLNVTSPKPRQSIPEDDNTLPDLPKSFMKQFKIHPDFYAVNKRIVDLNFPKSAFIVLIKRNGKYIRPGGSTQVEADDVVIVLADSEKEFEKVHQCLSYPQEV; via the coding sequence ATGACATTAACAATTGAAAACATCATTCTAATTGGATCGATATTACTCTTCATTAGTGTTATTATTGGAAAGACATCTTACAAATTTGGTGTTCCTACACTGGTACTGTTTTTGGCAATTGGCATGTTAGCAGGCTCAGATGGGGTTATAGGCATTCATTTCGATGATCCCAAAATCGCTCAGTTTATTGGCATTTTTTCTCTAAACTTTATTCTATTCTCTGGTGGGTTGGATACTAACTGGTCTTTTGTAAAGCCAGTTCTTAAAGAAGGCATCTTATTATCAACATTAGGAGTTTTGCTTACAGCGATTGTACTTGGCATATTTGTCTGGCTAGTTACAGATTTAACCATTTATGAAAGTATGCTTCTCGGCTCTATTGTTTCCTCAACAGATACAGCAGCAGTTTTCTCTATTTTACGTTCAAAAAATCTCTGCTTGAAAGGTAATCTTAGAGCTACTCTTGAATTGGAAAGTGGAAGTAATGATCCGATGGCTTATGTCCTTACCATCACATTTTTGAGTCTGGTAACTACTGAGGCACAAGATGCAATTTCTGTTGCTAAGTTATTTTTTCAACAGATAATATTGGGCGGACTTGCTGGTTTTGCCTTTGCAAAGCTAAGCAAATTTAGCATCAACGAAATTAAACTTGACTATGAGGGACTTTACTCTGTTCTAGTTATTGCTTTAATGTTTATTACGTTTTCAGTAACAGACTTCTTAAATGGCAATGGCTTCTTAGCAATCTACATTTGTGCAATTTATCTTGGCAATCAAAATCTAATACACAAGAATACCATTCTGAAAATGTATGACGGTTTAGCATGGCTGATGCAAATCATCTTATTTCTCACTTTAGGTCTACTGGTTTCTCCTAAAAACATCGTACCACACATCGGTCTTGGTTTACTTATTTCGCTATTCCTCATTATTGTTGCACGACCTGTAAGTGTGTTTCTTACTTTAATTTTTACTAAACTTGATTTTCAATCAAAACTTTATATCTCGTGGGTAGGCTTACGTGGTGCCGTACCTATTGTATTTGCAACTTATCCATTAATAGAAGGTGCTGAGCAAGCCGAAATAATTTTTAACATTGTTTTCTTTATTTCATTAACATCTGTTCTTATTCAAGGCACAACTTTGCCTGTTGTAGCAAAGTGGCTCAATGTCACTTCACCCAAACCAAGACAATCTATACCTGAAGATGACAACACTCTCCCCGACCTACCAAAGTCATTTATGAAACAATTTAAAATTCATCCCGATTTCTACGCCGTCAACAAAAGAATCGTTGATTTGAATTTCCCAAAGTCTGCATTCATTGTTCTCATTAAAAGAAATGGAAAGTATATTCGTCCTGGCGGCTCTACACAAGTAGAGGCAGACGATGTTGTAATAGTCTTAGCAGATAGTGAAAAAGAATTTGAAAAAGTTCATCAGTGTCTAAGCTACCCTCAAGAGGTATAA
- a CDS encoding 6-O-methylguanine DNA methyltransferase, with translation MQTLRAPKRPSAKRASESQTQNFYTKVYDLVRRVPPGKVTTYGAIAEALGTKLSARLVGYALCAAVGSDVPAHRVVNRFGALTGKHHFGHPDLMKQLLLDEGVTFNDDDTVNMPKHLYTFRPCSKDHGKKNKKAT, from the coding sequence ATGCAGACATTGCGTGCGCCCAAACGCCCATCGGCGAAACGCGCGTCAGAATCGCAAACACAGAACTTCTACACAAAAGTTTATGACTTAGTGCGGCGCGTGCCACCTGGCAAAGTTACCACATACGGTGCAATTGCAGAGGCACTTGGCACAAAACTCTCAGCGCGACTGGTCGGTTATGCCCTCTGTGCGGCAGTTGGTTCTGATGTGCCCGCGCATCGTGTGGTCAATCGCTTTGGTGCACTCACAGGCAAACATCATTTCGGACACCCTGACCTCATGAAGCAGTTGCTGCTTGACGAAGGCGTAACCTTCAATGACGATGATACGGTAAATATGCCGAAGCATTTATACACGTTTCGTCCTTGCTCTAAAGATCATGGCAAGAAAAACAAAAAGGCTACATGA
- a CDS encoding alkylhydroperoxidase → MEETRKDFLADLGISDGTFVSLDAYVKGDYKYIRDLRINLKNVLESPSLGGKKNAYLLALAVAVNERSLPLILAFTEQARKHGATDAEIAEMHAIASLLATNNVFYRFRHFSENKAYEQMPAGIKMTIMARPVTPKLFFELVSLAVSAVNGCEVCVNSHEKSVREQGGSQEMIFDAIRLAAVVRGLAVNMHEIEPISAS, encoded by the coding sequence ATGGAAGAAACTCGTAAAGACTTTCTGGCTGATTTAGGCATTAGCGATGGTACCTTTGTTAGCCTTGACGCCTATGTGAAGGGCGATTACAAATACATTCGTGATTTGCGCATCAATTTGAAGAATGTGTTGGAGTCGCCGTCGCTGGGTGGAAAGAAGAATGCGTATTTGCTAGCGCTCGCTGTTGCCGTAAATGAGCGCAGCCTGCCACTGATTCTTGCTTTTACTGAACAGGCGCGTAAACATGGTGCAACCGACGCTGAAATTGCAGAAATGCACGCCATTGCTTCGCTGCTGGCGACGAACAATGTCTTCTACCGCTTCCGACATTTTTCTGAAAACAAAGCCTATGAGCAAATGCCAGCGGGTATTAAGATGACCATCATGGCACGACCTGTAACGCCAAAACTCTTCTTTGAACTGGTATCTCTGGCGGTCAGTGCGGTCAATGGCTGCGAAGTGTGCGTCAATAGCCACGAAAAGTCCGTGCGCGAGCAAGGCGGCTCGCAAGAAATGATTTTTGATGCGATTCGCTTAGCAGCAGTTGTGCGTGGCTTAGCGGTCAATATGCACGAAATTGAGCCGATTAGTGCGTCATGA